In Arachis hypogaea cultivar Tifrunner chromosome 2, arahy.Tifrunner.gnm2.J5K5, whole genome shotgun sequence, a genomic segment contains:
- the LOC112733874 gene encoding uncharacterized protein isoform X1, whose protein sequence is MSNDNQRLLNPNPNPNPERVLAIPVKKSNPVELYRPLRKLVETKYSESDAQKVESVLETLNKCRSDMVKRGDLSLPELRDCLIHYFKCLCMVEPLFTAISSDSEPINFVWYDAFYSEHNNGVSSQPNSIQLEMAAVVFNLGAVCSQIGASSDRTTALGRHLAMDAFNAAAIFFLKLWKDLAKDVSATLDLTFLFAESLHCLFSAQALELKSQQQLKDNSSSAFEKYRCAVSFKSASEHYQRAYDLIVGDSVATEHVHKFDQTWITHLHQKKEFFQVEARQRLSSVQPISQPLRSFSSICALDHDAESVNEKLVRAIFWRVDLWMPKLEGVYLDLVLSEDIPFKIMDGGKLVANPWDMPPPYPTYVAIPSSSSSSSSSSHILALPLKKSEPLDLYESLRNYFVLKYSESVAKSVEGLLELLNKLRSEMLRDDLSLPLRRDCLIRYYKCLCMIEPLFPMTSSSNPPIFVWYNTFNPQQNSSQHNIHLEKASVLFNLGALGSHIALSCDLTTIQGQRIAIDALHDASYWFLILTHEAEKASATIDLSISCTQMLHEIISAQVADLECNFPQLRYVSVCGGCPVFVLYRKAFDMSTLGPLAETRVQSLIAQHLLSIMRTCLIEFAPSDVTEQFLVGYCKAAQFLTGYRIPVGCQPPCLDLLSKAGPVMIKDGNLVANLSGSDIRIGGDELPGDHSNMAIDQN, encoded by the exons ATGAGCAACGATAATCAGAGGTTGTTGAACCCGAACCCGAACCCGAATCCAGAAAGGGTGCTGGCAATCCCAGTGAAGAAGAGTAATCCGGTGGAGCTGTACCGGCCGTTACGTAAGTTGGTAGAAACAAAATACTCAGAGAGCGATGCACAGAAAGTTGAAAGCGTTCTGGAAACCCTAAACAAATGCCGCAGCGACATGGTGAAGCGAGGGGACCTCTCCCTTCCCGAGCTCCGTGACTGCCTCATCCACTACTTCAAATGCCTCTGCATGGTTGAGCCACTCTTCACCGCTATCTCCTCCGACTCCGAACCTATCAACTTTGTCTGGTACGACGCCTTCTACTCTGAGCATAACAATGGAGTCAGCTCGCAGCCCAACAGCATCCAATTGGAGATGGCTGCTGTTGTCTTCAACCTTGGCGCCGTATGCAGCCAGATTGGGGCCTCTTCCGACCGCACCACCGCCCTTGGTCGTCACCTTGCAATGGACGCCTTCAATGCCGCCGCCATATTCTTCTTGAAACTCTGGAAGGATCTCGCCAAGGACGTCTCCGCCACCCTCGACTTGACTTTCCTCTTCGCCGAGAGTCTTCACTGCCTCTTCTCCGCTCAGGCTTTGGAGCTCAAATCACAGCAACAACTCAAAGACAACAGCAGTTCGGCTTTCGAAAAATATAGATGTGCCGTTTCGTTTAAATCG gcTTCTGAGCATTATCAGAGAGCGTATGATCTGATAGTAGGTGATTCGGTTGCAACCGAGCATGTCCACAAATTTGACCAAACCTGGATAACTCATCTTCATCAGAAGAAGGAATTCTTTCAAGTGGAGGCACGTCAGAGGCTATCATCCGTCCAACCCATATCCCAGCCACTTAGATCATTCTCATCTATCTGTGCTCTTGATCATGATGCAGAATCTGTCAATGAAAAATTAGTTAGAGCGATTTTCTGGCGTGTGGACCTGTGGATGCCCAAGCTAGAAGGAGTATACCTTGACCTCGTCCTTTCCGAGGACATCCCTTTCAAGATTATGGATGGTGGAAAGCTGGTGGCTAACCCATGGGACATGCCTCCTCCTTATCCAACATATGTTGCAATACCCTcatcttcgtcttcgtcttcgtcttcgtcACATATTCTGGCATTGCCTTTGAAGAAGAGTGAGCCGTTGGACCTCTACGAGTCCTTGCGCAATTACTTTGTCCTCAAATACTCTGAGAGTGTGGCAAAGAGTGTAGAAGGCCTTCTCGAATTGCTAAACAAATTGCGTAGTGAAATGCTGCGTGATGACCTCTCTCTACCCTTGCGCCGTGACTGCCTCATCCGCTATTACAAATGCCTTTGCATGATTGAGCCTTTGTTCCCCATGACTTCCTCATCCAACCCACCTATCTTTGTTTGGTACAATACCTTCAACCCACAACAGAACTCTTCTCAGCACAACATCCATTTGGAGAAGGCCTCTGTTCTCTTCAACCTGGGAGCCCTCGGCTCCCACATTGCTCTCTCCTGCGATCTCACCACCATCCAAGGCCAGCGCATTGCCATAGACGCCTTACATGATGCTTCATATTGGTTCTTAATACTAACGCATGAGGCTGAGAAGGCATCTGCCACCATTGACTTGTCAATAAGCTGCACCCAGATGCTGCACGAGATAATAAGCGCGCAGGTTGCTGACTTGGAATGCAATTTTCCTCAACTCCGTTATGTATCAGTTTGTGGTGGATGTCCT GTTTTTGTGCTTTATCGGAAAGCTTTTGACATGTCGACATTGGGGCCTTTAGCTGAGACTCGTGTTCAATCCTTGATAGCTCAACATCTTCTGTCGATTATGAGAACCTGCCTTATTGAATTTGCTCCTAGTGATGTCACTGAACAATTTCTTGTAGGGTATTGTAAGGCTGCACAATTTCTTACAGGGTATCGTATTCCAGTGGGATGTCAACCACCATGCTTGGACCTTCTCTCCAAGGCTGGCCCTGTCATGATTAAGGATGGAAATCTTGTGGCCAACCTTAGTGGCAGTGACATTCGCATTGGAGGAGATGAGCTCCCAGGAGACCACAGTAACATGGCCATAGACCAAAACTGA
- the LOC112733874 gene encoding uncharacterized protein isoform X2 — MSNDNQRLLNPNPNPNPERVLAIPVKKSNPVELYRPLRKLVETKYSESDAQKVESVLETLNKCRSDMVKRGDLSLPELRDCLIHYFKCLCMVEPLFTAISSDSEPINFVWYDAFYSEHNNGVSSQPNSIQLEMAAVVFNLGAVCSQIGASSDRTTALGRHLAMDAFNAAAIFFLKLWKDLAKDVSATLDLTFLFAESLHCLFSAQALELKSQQQLKDNSSSAFEKYRCAVSFKSASEHYQRAYDLIVGDSVATEHVHKFDQTWITHLHQKKEFFQVEARQRLSSVQPISQPLRSFSSICALDHDAESVNEKLVRAIFWRVDLWMPKLEGVYLDLVLSEDIPFKIMDGGKLVANPWDMPPPYPTYVAIPSSSSSSSSSSHILALPLKKSEPLDLYESLRNYFVLKYSESVAKSVEGLLELLNKLRSEMLRDDLSLPLRRDCLIRYYKCLCMIEPLFPMTSSSNPPIFVWYNTFNPQQNSSQHNIHLEKASVLFNLGALGSHIALSCDLTTIQGQRIAIDALHDASYWFLILTHEAEKASATIDLSISCTQMLHEIISAQVFVLYRKAFDMSTLGPLAETRVQSLIAQHLLSIMRTCLIEFAPSDVTEQFLVGYCKAAQFLTGYRIPVGCQPPCLDLLSKAGPVMIKDGNLVANLSGSDIRIGGDELPGDHSNMAIDQN, encoded by the exons ATGAGCAACGATAATCAGAGGTTGTTGAACCCGAACCCGAACCCGAATCCAGAAAGGGTGCTGGCAATCCCAGTGAAGAAGAGTAATCCGGTGGAGCTGTACCGGCCGTTACGTAAGTTGGTAGAAACAAAATACTCAGAGAGCGATGCACAGAAAGTTGAAAGCGTTCTGGAAACCCTAAACAAATGCCGCAGCGACATGGTGAAGCGAGGGGACCTCTCCCTTCCCGAGCTCCGTGACTGCCTCATCCACTACTTCAAATGCCTCTGCATGGTTGAGCCACTCTTCACCGCTATCTCCTCCGACTCCGAACCTATCAACTTTGTCTGGTACGACGCCTTCTACTCTGAGCATAACAATGGAGTCAGCTCGCAGCCCAACAGCATCCAATTGGAGATGGCTGCTGTTGTCTTCAACCTTGGCGCCGTATGCAGCCAGATTGGGGCCTCTTCCGACCGCACCACCGCCCTTGGTCGTCACCTTGCAATGGACGCCTTCAATGCCGCCGCCATATTCTTCTTGAAACTCTGGAAGGATCTCGCCAAGGACGTCTCCGCCACCCTCGACTTGACTTTCCTCTTCGCCGAGAGTCTTCACTGCCTCTTCTCCGCTCAGGCTTTGGAGCTCAAATCACAGCAACAACTCAAAGACAACAGCAGTTCGGCTTTCGAAAAATATAGATGTGCCGTTTCGTTTAAATCG gcTTCTGAGCATTATCAGAGAGCGTATGATCTGATAGTAGGTGATTCGGTTGCAACCGAGCATGTCCACAAATTTGACCAAACCTGGATAACTCATCTTCATCAGAAGAAGGAATTCTTTCAAGTGGAGGCACGTCAGAGGCTATCATCCGTCCAACCCATATCCCAGCCACTTAGATCATTCTCATCTATCTGTGCTCTTGATCATGATGCAGAATCTGTCAATGAAAAATTAGTTAGAGCGATTTTCTGGCGTGTGGACCTGTGGATGCCCAAGCTAGAAGGAGTATACCTTGACCTCGTCCTTTCCGAGGACATCCCTTTCAAGATTATGGATGGTGGAAAGCTGGTGGCTAACCCATGGGACATGCCTCCTCCTTATCCAACATATGTTGCAATACCCTcatcttcgtcttcgtcttcgtcttcgtcACATATTCTGGCATTGCCTTTGAAGAAGAGTGAGCCGTTGGACCTCTACGAGTCCTTGCGCAATTACTTTGTCCTCAAATACTCTGAGAGTGTGGCAAAGAGTGTAGAAGGCCTTCTCGAATTGCTAAACAAATTGCGTAGTGAAATGCTGCGTGATGACCTCTCTCTACCCTTGCGCCGTGACTGCCTCATCCGCTATTACAAATGCCTTTGCATGATTGAGCCTTTGTTCCCCATGACTTCCTCATCCAACCCACCTATCTTTGTTTGGTACAATACCTTCAACCCACAACAGAACTCTTCTCAGCACAACATCCATTTGGAGAAGGCCTCTGTTCTCTTCAACCTGGGAGCCCTCGGCTCCCACATTGCTCTCTCCTGCGATCTCACCACCATCCAAGGCCAGCGCATTGCCATAGACGCCTTACATGATGCTTCATATTGGTTCTTAATACTAACGCATGAGGCTGAGAAGGCATCTGCCACCATTGACTTGTCAATAAGCTGCACCCAGATGCTGCACGAGATAATAAGCGCGCAG GTTTTTGTGCTTTATCGGAAAGCTTTTGACATGTCGACATTGGGGCCTTTAGCTGAGACTCGTGTTCAATCCTTGATAGCTCAACATCTTCTGTCGATTATGAGAACCTGCCTTATTGAATTTGCTCCTAGTGATGTCACTGAACAATTTCTTGTAGGGTATTGTAAGGCTGCACAATTTCTTACAGGGTATCGTATTCCAGTGGGATGTCAACCACCATGCTTGGACCTTCTCTCCAAGGCTGGCCCTGTCATGATTAAGGATGGAAATCTTGTGGCCAACCTTAGTGGCAGTGACATTCGCATTGGAGGAGATGAGCTCCCAGGAGACCACAGTAACATGGCCATAGACCAAAACTGA